GCTCACTTCCTGCCCAATATGGAAGCAGCCAAAGTTCTTTATCCTTTAGGCTGACCTCGATACGGATTTTTCGAAATTCCTCAGGTGGTTCCTGATTACGCTCCCCGCCTTCTTCATCTGCCTCATCTTCGGAATCTTCGGGTTGAGGTTGCTGCTTCTCAGGAGGGAGATCCGGTATCTCGTCTACGACCAGCTCTTCTATTTCATACATAGCTGCTGCATACAGCTTTCGTGAAAAAGCAATGTCATCGGTGGATGAGCGGAAGGTCAGCTCATTTTTGTCGAGAGCCACGACGACATAATATTCCTCGCGCCGCTCCATCCTAAAATGGACGATCGCATCGTCACCACACAGCTCCACATCGCCGACCACACCTTGACGATAAACAGAGCGCCCGCCTTCTAACTCCTCGGGTTTGAATAGAGGCTCCCAGTCCTCTGGCAACCGATCAAACCATGCCTCCAACGCTTGTGGGTTGTATATCCGTCTACCCCTCATCTATCTCGCCGTATTTCTTGTCCTGCAAATTCTTTCCTAACCCATGGATCTTCGGGTCTGTACCGACCAGCGGTAGACATCCGCATAGTCTTGAGCAGACTGCCTCCAGGAAGAATCACGCGCCATGGCCCGCAAGCGCATCGCTTCTATCGCTTCAGGCCGACGGTGATACACATCATGAGCCCACTCAATGGTGTGATAGAGAGCATGGTCACTGCTTTCATCAAAGCGAAACCCCGTGCCAGTTCCTGCTTCCGGCACATAGGGATCTACGGTATCGGATAGGCCACCTGTGTTGCGCACCACGGGAAGCGTGCCATAACGCATGGCATACATCTGAGTAAGCCCGCAGGGCTCGAAACGACTGGGCATAATAAGGAAATCTGAGCCGGCAATCAATTGATGGGCCAAAGGATTGGAAAACCCGATATACACCCCGACGCGTCCCGGATAGCGACAAGCTGCATCGGAAAATAAGTGTTCGAGGTGCGCATCTCCCGTCCCGAGAACGGCTAATTGCATATCAGTATGCTCCATCAGGCCGTCGATGATGGAAGCCAAAATATCGAGTCCCTTCTGCTCAAATAAGCGAGCCACCACTCCAAAAACTGGTTTGTCGGAATTCACATCGAGATGAAGCGTCTCCTGCAAAGCAGCCTTACACTGAGCCTTCCCTCCGATATCTGCCGAAGAGAAATTCGACGTAATGTGCGGATCAACCACTGGATTCCACACGTCGGTATCGATTCCGTTGAGTATGCCGATCAGGTCAGCCGCACGATATTTTAGAACAAAATGAAGGCCACAGCCACCCACTGGGCCTTGGATCTCGCGCGCATAAGTTGGACTCACCGTCGTGAGCTTGGTGGCATGGTATAACCCCCCTTTCATCATGTTGACAAAACCCATGCTCTCGAGACCATCCGGGCGAAAATAGTCCGCGGGAATACGCGCATGATGGATCGTTTCTCGGCGAAAAATACCCTGAAATTTGAGATTATGGATAGTCATCACCGTGGCGACATCCTCCATTTTAGTACCGCGTTCTGAGGTATTGAGCATGACTGGAAGCAGCCCAGTCGTCCAATCATGGCAGTGGATCACATCCGGTTTCCAATCGAGAAAATAACAGAGATCGATCGCCGCTCTGCTCAAAAAAGTAAAGCGCCGGTCATTGTCTTTATGATCGCCCCAAGGGCCCGCATACACCTCCTCACGCCCGAAATACTGCTCGTGTTCGATGAAGTAGAAAGTGGCTGCAACGCCGGGCAGTGTCACTTGCCAAACTTTACCATATTCCGCCCCATATCCCAGATTGACGATCAATACCCCTGGAAGCTCTGTCCAATCCCCCAAGCGCTTCACGCCTCCATAGAGCGGACAGACAATTCTCACATCATGGCCTAATGCTCCCAACTCTTTAGGCAAGGCACCCACGACATCAGCCAATCCGCCAATTTTTATAAACGGATCCACCTCCGGGGTGGCCATGAGAATCTTGAGCGTATCGGTTTCAGATCCAGCAGACATTTGGCAAACAGACTCGACTATCCAATTCTGGAG
This genomic window from Opitutales bacterium contains:
- the glgA gene encoding glycogen synthase GlgA, yielding MSAGSETDTLKILMATPEVDPFIKIGGLADVVGALPKELGALGHDVRIVCPLYGGVKRLGDWTELPGVLIVNLGYGAEYGKVWQVTLPGVAATFYFIEHEQYFGREEVYAGPWGDHKDNDRRFTFLSRAAIDLCYFLDWKPDVIHCHDWTTGLLPVMLNTSERGTKMEDVATVMTIHNLKFQGIFRRETIHHARIPADYFRPDGLESMGFVNMMKGGLYHATKLTTVSPTYAREIQGPVGGCGLHFVLKYRAADLIGILNGIDTDVWNPVVDPHITSNFSSADIGGKAQCKAALQETLHLDVNSDKPVFGVVARLFEQKGLDILASIIDGLMEHTDMQLAVLGTGDAHLEHLFSDAACRYPGRVGVYIGFSNPLAHQLIAGSDFLIMPSRFEPCGLTQMYAMRYGTLPVVRNTGGLSDTVDPYVPEAGTGTGFRFDESSDHALYHTIEWAHDVYHRRPEAIEAMRLRAMARDSSWRQSAQDYADVYRWSVQTRRSMG